Genomic DNA from Aquisalimonas asiatica:
GCTTCACAGGTCAGCTGGTCGATGCCGTGGTGCGCGTCGGCGGACAGGGCGCTGCCCTGGCCGGTCTCGAAGTACATCAGGTTCTCGCCGACGGTGCCGCGCTCAAGGGAGCGTCCCGCCTCGTGGGCCTCTTTCAGCAGGGCGAGATCAATCCCGAAGGCCGTGTTGGCGGCTTGCGTGCCGGCGATGGACTGGAAGATGAGGTCCACGGGGGCATTGCGCTCAATGGCCTGAATGGCCGTGGTCACGTGCGCCAGCACGCACGACTGCATCGGGATGGCGTAGGCCTGGCGCAGATCATCCATGAGCCGGGTGAGGTCGATGTAGGCCTGGACGCTGTCCGTCGCGGGGTTGATGCCCACGGTGGCATCCCCGGCGCCGTTCAGCAGCCCGTCGAGCATGGACGCCGCGATGCCCCGCGGGTCGTCCGTGGGGTGGTTTGGCTGCAGCCGGACCGAGAGCGTCTCCGGGGCGCCGATGGTGTTGCGGAAGCGGGTTTCCACGCGGGCCTTGCTCGCCACGAGGATCAGGTCCTGGTTGCGCATGAGCTTCGACACGGCGGCGACCATCTCAGGCGTGAGCCCCGGTGCGAGGCGGGCGAGTGTGGTGGTGTCCACATCATAACGGAGCAGCCAGTTGCGGAACTCGCCCACGGTCATGTGCGCCACCGGGGTGAACGCCTCCCGGTCGTGGGTATCGAGAATCAGGCGGGTGACCTCGTCGTCCTCGTAGGGGATGACCGGGTCCTCGAGGAACTGCTTGAGGGGGACGTCGGCAAGCGCGGCGCGTGCGGCGATTCGCTCCTGGGCGCTTGTGGCCGCGATTCCCGCGAGCTGGTCACCGGAGCGTTCCGGGCTCGCCTTGGCCAACAGGTCGGCGAGCCCGTTGAACGTGTGGTTATGACCACCCAGTGAGATGCGAAATACGGACATGGGCCGCTCCTTCGTTCGGGATGAACCGGTTCAGAGTATGTAATAGCAAATGTGGTGCCAGCTGACAGTATTCGCGGCGCCCAAGGGCACGGCTGCCGGCGCTGGTCTGATAAGCCTCTGAAAGCAAAAGGGCTCCGTCGTGCGTCGGGCGGATCGTCGCGGTGGCGGTGGGGCGCTGCCCCCGGTGTCGATGGCCCGGTTGGAAGAGGATTGCGCACCCAAATGTGGCAAAGACAACAAGAATGCACTGCTTTGCCACATCACGAATGGTGCATGTGCCAAGTCTTTACCCAGGCTTATGAATGGTCATGTTCATTTAAAGAGCGTTAAAACAGGAGCTTGTAGGTTTTCTGCGCCTTCTTCCTCGGTTCTGGCCCCTAATTTGCAATGCCGTGATCACCACATTGGGTGCTCCGCGACCCATGCGGTCATTCGGCCCTGATGCCAAGACGGTTTCTTCCAGAGGTGATCACGATGACGACCATGAACCGACGCAAATTCCTCCAGCGAGCAGCCCTGTTCGGCGCGGGCGCCGCGGTGGTGCCCCAGATCGATCCTTCCTTTTTCCTGCGTTCCGCCCTCGCGTCCCGTGGTGCACCAATGGTGTTCCTGGCGGCGGAGAACATGACCGGCAACTGGGACCCCACATCGCACACGAACCTGGCGCAGATGAACCTGGAGAGCATGGTGTTCGGCACCCTGACGCGGGCGCCCATGACCGAGGAGGATCCGTCCGAGATCCGGTACGAGCTGGCCACCGGTATGGAGCTGCTGGATGACCACACCCTGGAGGTCACGCTGCGGGACGGTGTGGTGTTCCACAATGGGGCGTCGTTCACGGCCGCTGACGTCAAGGCCACGTATGAGTACGGCTCCCGCTCGGATCGGCCGGCGGCCTGGCACCCGGGGCGCTGCGAGGTGGAGGTGGTCGACGACTACACCGCAAGAATCCACACCTCCGGCGACGATTTTCCGGCCAGCATGTACATCCTGCTGAGCAGCTTTCTGCCGATCCTGTCCGCCGCGGACATCGAAGACGGCTCCATCAGCGACCGGCCCAACGGGACCGGCCCGTTCAAGTACGTGGAGCGGCGGGGCAACGACACCACGCTGGAAGCGTTCGACGATTACTTCGCCGGGACGCCGCAACTGTCCGGTATCCGGTATTCGTTCGTGGGCGATTCCTCGTCCCGCCTGCTGGCGCTCATGAACGGCGAGGCCGATGTCATCGAGCGTCTGGAGCCGGAGCAGCTCGAAACCCTGCGGGGGCGGGGTGGCGTGAAGATCAACAAGATGCTGTCGGTGGAGAACAAGTACCTCTGGTTCCGCTGCTCCAAGCCGCCGTTCGACAACGAACTACTGCGCCTGGCCGCCTGCCACGCCATCGACCACGAGCAGGTGCTGGCCATCATGGGCGAGGCCGCGCAGGAGAGTCGTGCCCATATCTCGCCGGTGAAGTTCGGTTACGCCGATCTGGACGCCTACCCGCAGTTCGACCCGGAACGCTGCCAGCAGCTGCTCAGTGAAGCGGGTTACCCGCGGGGTGAAGGGCTGCCGGAGCTCGAGTACATCACCTCCATCGGCTTCTACCCGAAGACCCAGGAATACGGCGAGCTCATCACGGCCATGCTGCAGGCCCAGGGCTTCCCGGTGACCATGAACGTCATGGAGGTCGCCGCCTGGAACGACGCCTATTACCACCGTGAAGGCGGGGGCCCGGGGCACATGGTGGACGGCGGCTGGGCGACCGGCTCGCCCGAGCCGGACCTGGTGTTGCGTACGCACTTCCACTCCAGTTCCCGGCGTGTCTGCGGCATCCAGGACGACGAGATCGATGCCGCCCTGGACCGCGAGCGCAACGAGCCGGATCTGGACAAGCGCGAGCGGATCATCCAGGAGGAGACCCTGCCGCTCATCGCCAGGAAGGCGCCGGCCCACAGCCTGTTCACGTCCGTGTTCATGCACGCCATGCGGGAGGACGTGGACGGTCTGTTCCTCTACCCCAACGGCCAGCTGGACGCCAGCGAAACCGCGATCAGTTAGCAGGCAGTCCGTTCGGGGTCGGCGGATGCCGGCCCGACCGGGCGCACACGCAGGAGAACAGGTTTGTCTGCAACGCTACTGAAACTACTGGTGACCCGGCTGGGCCAGGGCGCGCTGATCATGCTGCTGGTCTCGGCCGTGATCTTCACGCTGCTGCGGGTGGTTCCGGGGGATCCGGCGCGGCTGATCGTCGGCGGTATGGCCGACGATCAGGTGCGCGCGGAACTCTCCGCCGAGCTCGGGCTGACGGACCCCATTCCGGTGCAGTACCTGACCTACCTGGGGAACGTGCTTCGGGGGGATCTGGGGCAGTCGTTCGTGCGGCCTTCGCAATCCCGCGAGGACGTCACCGACGCCGAGGATGTGGTCCGCGGGGAGCGTGCGTCGGTGGCACGTCTGCTGCTCGAGCGCCTGCCGCTCAGCCTCGGGCTGGCCGCTTCGTCGCTCCTGATCGCACTGGCCATCTCCGTGCCGTTGGGCGTGTACGCCGGGCTGAACCCCGGGCGATGGCCCGACAAGCTCGCGTTCTACACCGGGTCGATCTTCGTTTCCATACCGAACTTCTGGCTTGGCCTGGTGCTGATCCTGGTGGTCTCGGCGAACCTCGGGTGGTTGCCCGCCATCGGCTACCAGGGCATGGCCTACGCCGTGCTCCCCGCAATCGTGCTCGCGGTCGAGGTCAGCCCGGTACTGATGCGCACCATCTCCGTGTCCATGGCCGAGACCATGCAGCAGAAGTTCATCGACTACGGCGGCGTGCGCGGCCTGAGTCCGGGGCGGGTCGTTATCGCGCACGGGTTGCGGAATGCGTCGGTGCCCCTGCTGAACGTGGTGGGGATCCAGGCGAGCACGCTGCTCGGCGGGGTGGTGGTGGTGGAGTACGTCTTCAACTACCCCGGCCTGGGCCTGCTGACGATCGATGCCGTGCTGCAACGGGATTTCCCGGTGCTGCAGGGGATTGCCCTGTTCCTCGCGGGGACCTTCGTCCTGGTGAATATCGCCGTGGACATGGCTGCCGCCCTGATTGACCCGAGGCTCGAAAGCGAATGAGTACACCAATCACCTCCAGTGGCACGCCCCCGCAGGTGGAAGAACGCTCCCCGGGGAGGCGCATTCTGATCGAGGCGTGGCGTCAGCGGGAGCTGAAGATCGGCCTCGCGATCCTCGTGGTCATCCTGATCGGTGCCGTGCTCTACCCGCTGATCACGGATGCCGACGCGTACGCCATGGACGTCATGAACCGCTACGTGCCACCGCTGGGCATGGATGGCTCCAGCCTCGCGAACCCGTTCGGCACGGACCAGCTCGGCCGGGACGTGCTGGCGCGCAGTTTCATCGGGCTGGGGTACTCCCTGCTCATCGCGGTGCCCACCGTCATTCTGATGTACGGCATCGGCTGCGTGATCGGCATCCTGGCCGGGGTGCGGGGCGGTCTTGTCGATACCGTGGCGATGCGTCTCACGGATGCGCAGTTGGC
This window encodes:
- a CDS encoding ABC transporter substrate-binding protein, with amino-acid sequence MNRRKFLQRAALFGAGAAVVPQIDPSFFLRSALASRGAPMVFLAAENMTGNWDPTSHTNLAQMNLESMVFGTLTRAPMTEEDPSEIRYELATGMELLDDHTLEVTLRDGVVFHNGASFTAADVKATYEYGSRSDRPAAWHPGRCEVEVVDDYTARIHTSGDDFPASMYILLSSFLPILSAADIEDGSISDRPNGTGPFKYVERRGNDTTLEAFDDYFAGTPQLSGIRYSFVGDSSSRLLALMNGEADVIERLEPEQLETLRGRGGVKINKMLSVENKYLWFRCSKPPFDNELLRLAACHAIDHEQVLAIMGEAAQESRAHISPVKFGYADLDAYPQFDPERCQQLLSEAGYPRGEGLPELEYITSIGFYPKTQEYGELITAMLQAQGFPVTMNVMEVAAWNDAYYHREGGGPGHMVDGGWATGSPEPDLVLRTHFHSSSRRVCGIQDDEIDAALDRERNEPDLDKRERIIQEETLPLIARKAPAHSLFTSVFMHAMREDVDGLFLYPNGQLDASETAIS
- a CDS encoding ABC transporter permease, which gives rise to MSATLLKLLVTRLGQGALIMLLVSAVIFTLLRVVPGDPARLIVGGMADDQVRAELSAELGLTDPIPVQYLTYLGNVLRGDLGQSFVRPSQSREDVTDAEDVVRGERASVARLLLERLPLSLGLAASSLLIALAISVPLGVYAGLNPGRWPDKLAFYTGSIFVSIPNFWLGLVLILVVSANLGWLPAIGYQGMAYAVLPAIVLAVEVSPVLMRTISVSMAETMQQKFIDYGGVRGLSPGRVVIAHGLRNASVPLLNVVGIQASTLLGGVVVVEYVFNYPGLGLLTIDAVLQRDFPVLQGIALFLAGTFVLVNIAVDMAAALIDPRLESE
- a CDS encoding ethanolamine ammonia-lyase subunit EutB, which encodes MSVFRISLGGHNHTFNGLADLLAKASPERSGDQLAGIAATSAQERIAARAALADVPLKQFLEDPVIPYEDDEVTRLILDTHDREAFTPVAHMTVGEFRNWLLRYDVDTTTLARLAPGLTPEMVAAVSKLMRNQDLILVASKARVETRFRNTIGAPETLSVRLQPNHPTDDPRGIAASMLDGLLNGAGDATVGINPATDSVQAYIDLTRLMDDLRQAYAIPMQSCVLAHVTTAIQAIERNAPVDLIFQSIAGTQAANTAFGIDLALLKEAHEAGRSLERGTVGENLMYFETGQGSALSADAHHGIDQLTCEARAHAVARAFDPLLVNTVVGFIGPEYLYDGKQIIRAGLEDHFCGKMLGVPMGCDVCYTNHAEADQDDMDVLLTLLGTAGCNFVMGVPGADDIMLSYQSTSFHDANYVRQLLGKTPSPEFNAWLQTMNIMDERNQLLPPGADQPLLANANVLAHHTGTRS